The following are from one region of the Prevotella communis genome:
- the epsC gene encoding serine O-acetyltransferase EpsC, whose translation MEQDKLNEVLQRNVAKLSKLSERERDMMPAGTAPMPSVEEVRRIVSLCKDIIFTDYFHKRQSDEKMRSYHIGVSMDELYNLLKRQIARGMQFCEDCDCSEEQILRSAEDLALQFIDQLPEVKRLLYTDVEAMFQSDPAATNYGEVIYCYPVMNTMTHYRIAHVLHLMEVPVIPRIITEQAHSRTGIDIHPGAKIGEYFAIDHGTGVVIGETAIIGNHVTLYQGVTLGAKSFRYDENGNMLNIPRHPIIEDHVTVYSNASILGRITIGHHSIIGGNIWVTNDVPPYSRIQQSKAVDLSFQGGLGI comes from the coding sequence ATGGAACAGGACAAGCTGAACGAGGTGCTACAGAGAAACGTAGCCAAACTGTCAAAGCTATCGGAACGCGAGCGTGACATGATGCCCGCAGGTACGGCTCCGATGCCAAGTGTAGAAGAGGTAAGACGTATTGTGAGTCTGTGTAAGGACATCATCTTCACCGACTATTTCCACAAGCGTCAGAGCGACGAGAAGATGCGTTCTTACCATATTGGCGTGAGCATGGACGAGCTCTACAACCTGCTGAAGCGCCAGATAGCACGCGGCATGCAGTTTTGTGAGGACTGTGACTGTTCCGAGGAGCAGATACTCCGTTCGGCAGAAGACCTGGCCCTACAGTTCATAGACCAACTACCCGAAGTGAAGCGCCTGCTCTATACGGATGTGGAGGCGATGTTCCAGAGTGACCCCGCCGCCACCAACTATGGTGAGGTGATATACTGCTATCCCGTGATGAACACGATGACGCACTACCGCATTGCTCATGTGCTGCACCTGATGGAGGTGCCCGTCATTCCCCGTATCATCACGGAGCAGGCTCACTCGAGGACGGGTATCGATATCCACCCGGGTGCCAAGATTGGCGAATACTTCGCCATAGACCACGGCACGGGTGTGGTGATTGGTGAGACAGCCATCATCGGCAACCACGTGACGCTGTATCAGGGTGTGACTTTGGGTGCCAAGAGTTTCCGCTACGACGAGAACGGCAACATGCTGAACATCCCACGTCACCCGATTATCGAGGATCATGTCACCGTGTATTCCAACGCCTCAATCCTTGGACGTATCACCATTGGCCATCATTCTATCATCGGTGGTAACATCTGGGTAACAAACGACGTACCACCCTACTCCCGCATCCAGCAGAGCAAGGCCGTGGACCTGTCGTTCCAGGGAGGACTGGGGATTTGA
- a CDS encoding MFS transporter: MTPWLSSLYFAKGMPRVVIFVITLLMLRQMGLDMRTCLCGVSVMYLPWVLKVWWKPWVGKAMNYRQWILLTQFLLAAAFGFLACSLSVESVMWGLLVLISWLTALHNVAADEFSRSHPLAPHHSIVQELFRKFALVIGQGVLLVVAGNLQIFYRYDMLYAWRVLFYFLSGFFMFLFIWHVWTLPGARRTDEEQGHSLPERQHGWYRAVFFLLFYTFSQTMVGKVSILFLIDTFRNGGVGLSPQEFGFVMGIVGIVALTFGGFLGRKAVRRFGLYHCLMPMTLCMLIPCVVYVALSYWQPEDLLLVGAGVLVDQLAYGLGFAAYLSYLKLTHYRECGKSLMALSLLLGCLVSGPLVYALGYNAFFVLSLALSFLTILSSLMLRKHITLNS; this comes from the coding sequence ATGACACCATGGCTATCCTCTTTGTATTTCGCAAAGGGGATGCCACGTGTTGTCATCTTTGTCATCACCTTGCTGATGCTGCGTCAGATGGGACTGGATATGAGAACCTGTCTGTGTGGTGTGTCAGTCATGTATCTGCCCTGGGTGCTGAAGGTGTGGTGGAAACCATGGGTGGGCAAGGCGATGAACTATCGTCAGTGGATTTTGCTGACGCAGTTTCTATTAGCGGCGGCATTCGGTTTCTTGGCCTGTTCGCTGTCTGTCGAAAGTGTTATGTGGGGCCTGCTGGTACTTATTTCATGGCTTACTGCCCTGCATAATGTTGCTGCCGACGAGTTCTCGCGCTCGCATCCCTTAGCTCCTCATCATTCCATTGTTCAGGAACTGTTCCGTAAATTCGCCCTGGTCATTGGTCAGGGCGTGTTGCTGGTTGTGGCTGGCAATCTGCAGATATTCTATCGTTATGATATGCTCTATGCCTGGCGGGTACTCTTTTATTTTCTGTCGGGTTTCTTCATGTTCCTTTTCATCTGGCATGTATGGACACTGCCGGGTGCGCGCCGCACTGACGAGGAACAGGGGCATTCTCTGCCCGAGAGGCAGCATGGCTGGTATCGTGCAGTATTCTTTCTGCTCTTCTATACCTTCTCACAGACCATGGTGGGCAAGGTGAGCATCCTGTTCCTGATAGACACCTTCCGCAATGGCGGTGTGGGCCTGTCGCCCCAGGAGTTTGGCTTCGTGATGGGTATCGTGGGTATCGTGGCCCTGACCTTTGGTGGCTTCCTGGGCAGGAAGGCTGTCCGTCGTTTCGGACTCTACCATTGCCTGATGCCCATGACGCTCTGCATGCTGATACCCTGCGTGGTCTATGTGGCCCTCAGCTACTGGCAACCCGAGGACCTGCTGCTGGTGGGCGCCGGCGTACTGGTAGACCAGTTGGCCTACGGACTGGGCTTCGCCGCCTACCTGTCCTACCTGAAGCTCACCCACTACCGCGAGTGCGGCAAGTCGCTCATGGCTCTCTCATTGCTGTTAGGATGCTTGGTTTCTGGTCCGCTGGTGTATGCGTTGGGCTATAACGCTTTCTTTGTTTTGTCGCTAGCGCTCTCGTTCCTAACGATACTCTCATCCTTGATGTTAAGAAAGCATATAACTCTTAACTCTTAA
- a CDS encoding MFS transporter — MNKRNPWAWIPTLYMAEGLPNVIVTSVAVVLYMQMGLTDAEIGLYTGWLGLPWIIKPFWSPFVDLCKTKRWWVLAMQLLLGSSLAGIAFTLNTDFWFQGTMFCFFLMAFSSATHDIAADGYYMLELDEHQQAWFVGIRNTFYRLAVIFGNGALVPLAGYLQTLYPDRNAFTWSLVFYGVAALFIAFWLWHCYLMPKSDADVRNHVTAKEVASGLLDMFKVFFTRMPWRELLCAVVFIMFYRFPEALLNAMSKTFLTRSQEDGGLGLSLAEYGISYGTVGLIGLLLGGIVGGWLASRDGLKRWLWPMVCAITLPDVVYVYMSYAMPDNMVLVSSCIFIEQFGYGLGFTALTLYMLYFSMGPFKTSFYAICTGLSYLGLQVPAMFSGFLKDAVGYQTFFLIVMALCGVTFLVAWFVKIDPEFGKKK, encoded by the coding sequence ATGAATAAACGTAATCCCTGGGCGTGGATACCTACGCTCTATATGGCAGAAGGACTGCCAAATGTGATTGTGACATCTGTCGCTGTGGTGCTTTACATGCAGATGGGACTGACCGATGCCGAGATAGGTCTGTATACGGGTTGGCTGGGCCTGCCGTGGATTATCAAGCCCTTCTGGAGCCCGTTTGTCGACTTGTGTAAGACGAAGCGCTGGTGGGTACTGGCCATGCAGTTGCTGTTGGGCTCGTCCCTGGCAGGTATCGCCTTCACGCTCAACACGGACTTCTGGTTCCAGGGCACCATGTTCTGCTTCTTCCTGATGGCTTTCTCGAGTGCCACGCACGATATCGCCGCTGATGGCTATTACATGCTGGAGCTCGATGAACACCAGCAGGCGTGGTTCGTAGGTATCCGTAACACGTTCTACCGTCTGGCCGTCATCTTCGGCAATGGCGCGCTGGTACCCCTGGCGGGCTACCTGCAGACCCTCTATCCAGACCGGAACGCCTTTACCTGGAGCCTGGTGTTCTATGGCGTGGCAGCCCTGTTTATCGCCTTCTGGCTGTGGCATTGCTACCTGATGCCCAAGTCGGATGCCGATGTGCGCAATCACGTCACGGCCAAGGAAGTGGCCAGTGGCCTGCTGGATATGTTCAAGGTGTTCTTCACCCGTATGCCCTGGCGCGAACTGCTTTGCGCGGTGGTGTTCATCATGTTCTACCGTTTCCCCGAGGCGTTGCTCAATGCCATGAGCAAGACCTTCCTGACACGTTCGCAGGAGGATGGCGGACTGGGACTGTCGCTGGCCGAGTATGGTATCAGCTATGGCACCGTGGGACTCATCGGCCTGTTGCTGGGCGGTATCGTCGGTGGCTGGCTGGCCAGTCGCGACGGACTGAAGCGCTGGCTGTGGCCTATGGTATGTGCCATCACCCTGCCCGATGTGGTCTATGTCTATATGAGTTATGCCATGCCCGATAACATGGTGCTGGTCAGCTCGTGCATCTTCATCGAACAGTTTGGCTATGGCCTTGGCTTCACGGCGCTCACCCTCTATATGCTCTATTTCAGCATGGGTCCGTTCAAGACCTCGTTCTACGCTATCTGCACGGGTCTCTCGTACCTGGGCCTGCAGGTACCGGCCATGTTCTCCGGTTTCCTGAAGGATGCGGTGGGCTATCAGACCTTCTTCCTGATTGTCATGGCGCTGTGTGGCGTCACCTTCCTGGTGGCCTGGTTCGTGAAGATTGACCCTGAATTTGGTAAAAAGAAATAA
- a CDS encoding DUF4922 domain-containing protein translates to MKEHIDIFLPCTDERQAEQLKTELLTSTLVQDVWFVDGMRSSESLSEIASQSASPYVALVVKDASLQLGQGALERMVQVASDSGAMMVYADHYEKKEVDGEWKTEKHPAIDYQLGSVRDDFDFGSLWLVRGDMLRQWAHEATAKYQYGGLYDLRLYLSRQGQILHLNELLYTEVERDTRASGEKQFDYVNPANREVQIEMEQVATRHLEAINALVDTTSLQTVDFDEQPFEVEVSVIIPVFNRAKTIADAVKSALEQETKFKYNVIVVDNHSTDGTGEILSGMSLCHSDKLHVITPERTDLGIGGCWNMAVNDTHCGRFAVQLDSDDLYSSPKTLQTIVDAFYKQKAAMIVGSYRMCDFDLNTLPPGLIAHKEWTDENGPNNALRINGLGAPRAFFTPLLRQVQLPNTSYGEDYAMGLWFSRNYRIGRIYDELYLCRRWGGNSDAALSVDKVNANNLYKDRLRTLEIKARQTKNSQLSSLNSQLSPLDRYFDRQLTLWPETRNRYRELSHVETRELNVGTSTFEVQFNPARICSTGATITKEAVAARPCFLCRKNRPAQQLTKIQDVDYELLVNPYPILPMHFTIPARRHQPQQIRGMYGEMIQLLGHYPELMVFYNGPLCGASAPDHAHLQAGTSGILPLQKEWQRLSRNLTEVARRGDDATLSVVEDYPCAALVIRARSRRSSERMFATLYHALPKLPEQTEPMMNVVAWHAEEEFISVVFPRRKHRPDCYYKTGDEQLLVSPGALDMSGYLITPRREDFDRITPEMAEAILKECALSEEEMEALKERLKKDVVNVKRLSKMGEEPQVSVGIVSGQKIVFCLNGDYAAKGETITGLQTVELAEGGLLWRGQNYRELRFQPQGDEVSFTLHDVTIGVGFHWERQEKQTFRGTLRLVVEADKVLAINELPVEQYLESVISSEMSATSSPELLKAHAVISRSWLLYQIKKRAESGERKDNNFFSFVKKEDELLRWYDREDHTLFDVCADDHCQRYQGITRASSPAVAEAIKATRGQVLVYDNELCDARFSKCCGGQTEEFQYCWENIRKPYLVSVSDPFCHTSDKRILSQVLNDYDQETPDFYEWRVEYTQEELTELVNRKTKLDLGDILDLVPLDRGESGRIWRLQIVGSKRSFIIGKELEIRRALSETHLYSSAFKVEKRDGRFILKGRGWGHGVGLCQIGAAVMGEKGYDYDDILLYYYRGAEIKQEY, encoded by the coding sequence ATGAAAGAACACATAGATATATTCCTGCCTTGTACGGATGAGCGACAGGCAGAACAACTAAAGACGGAACTACTAACAAGCACGTTGGTACAGGATGTGTGGTTTGTTGACGGCATGCGCTCCAGCGAATCACTAAGTGAGATAGCCTCCCAGTCGGCATCACCCTATGTGGCCCTGGTGGTGAAGGATGCTTCGCTGCAACTGGGTCAGGGTGCCTTGGAACGTATGGTGCAGGTGGCCTCTGACAGTGGTGCCATGATGGTCTATGCCGACCATTACGAGAAGAAGGAGGTGGATGGTGAGTGGAAGACGGAAAAACACCCTGCCATCGACTACCAGTTGGGCTCTGTACGCGATGACTTTGATTTCGGCTCGTTGTGGCTGGTACGTGGCGACATGCTGCGCCAGTGGGCTCATGAGGCCACGGCGAAATATCAGTATGGCGGACTCTACGACCTGCGTCTCTACCTGAGTCGTCAGGGACAGATACTGCACCTGAATGAGTTGCTCTATACCGAGGTGGAGCGCGATACACGTGCTTCCGGCGAAAAGCAGTTTGACTACGTGAATCCTGCCAACCGTGAGGTGCAGATAGAGATGGAACAGGTGGCCACCCGCCATCTGGAGGCCATCAATGCCCTGGTGGATACCACCAGTCTGCAGACCGTGGATTTCGACGAGCAGCCCTTCGAGGTGGAGGTCTCAGTCATCATCCCTGTCTTTAACCGCGCCAAGACCATCGCCGATGCAGTGAAGAGTGCGCTGGAACAGGAGACGAAGTTCAAGTATAATGTCATCGTGGTGGATAATCACTCCACGGACGGCACGGGAGAGATTCTGTCGGGTATGTCGCTATGCCACAGCGACAAACTCCATGTAATCACTCCTGAGCGCACGGACCTGGGCATTGGTGGCTGTTGGAATATGGCGGTCAATGATACCCATTGCGGACGCTTTGCGGTGCAGTTGGACAGTGACGACCTCTATTCTTCGCCCAAGACGCTGCAGACCATCGTGGATGCTTTCTATAAGCAGAAGGCGGCGATGATTGTGGGCTCTTACAGGATGTGCGACTTCGACCTGAACACCCTGCCGCCGGGACTCATCGCCCATAAGGAGTGGACGGATGAGAACGGACCCAATAACGCCCTGCGTATCAATGGTCTGGGAGCACCGCGTGCTTTCTTCACGCCCCTGTTGCGCCAGGTGCAGTTGCCCAATACCAGTTATGGTGAGGACTACGCCATGGGCCTCTGGTTCTCGCGCAACTACCGCATCGGACGTATCTACGACGAGCTCTACCTCTGTCGCCGTTGGGGAGGCAATAGTGATGCCGCCCTCTCTGTGGACAAGGTCAATGCCAACAACCTGTACAAGGACCGTCTGCGCACCCTTGAGATCAAGGCACGCCAGACTAAGAACTCTCAACTCTCATCTCTCAACTCCCAGCTCTCACCTTTGGATCGCTATTTCGACCGTCAGCTGACGCTGTGGCCTGAGACGCGCAACCGCTATCGGGAACTGAGTCATGTGGAGACACGCGAGTTGAACGTGGGTACCTCTACGTTTGAGGTGCAGTTCAACCCCGCACGTATCTGTTCTACAGGTGCCACCATCACCAAGGAGGCCGTTGCAGCCCGTCCTTGTTTCCTGTGCAGGAAGAACCGTCCCGCACAGCAGTTGACGAAAATACAGGATGTGGATTATGAACTGCTGGTCAACCCATATCCCATCCTCCCCATGCATTTCACCATTCCTGCCCGCAGGCATCAGCCCCAGCAGATCCGTGGCATGTATGGCGAGATGATACAGTTGCTGGGTCATTATCCCGAACTGATGGTCTTCTATAACGGACCGCTCTGTGGTGCCTCGGCACCCGACCATGCCCATCTGCAGGCAGGTACCTCGGGTATCCTTCCCTTGCAGAAAGAGTGGCAGCGCCTGTCGCGCAACCTCACGGAAGTGGCCCGCCGCGGTGATGACGCCACGCTCAGTGTGGTCGAGGATTATCCCTGTGCCGCACTGGTGATCCGTGCACGCAGTCGCCGCAGCAGTGAACGTATGTTTGCCACGCTCTATCACGCCCTGCCTAAGTTGCCCGAACAGACGGAGCCCATGATGAATGTTGTGGCATGGCATGCTGAGGAAGAGTTTATCTCGGTGGTGTTCCCCAGGAGGAAGCACCGTCCCGACTGCTATTACAAGACTGGCGACGAACAGTTGCTGGTGAGTCCCGGTGCCCTGGATATGTCGGGCTACCTCATCACGCCGCGCCGTGAGGACTTCGACCGCATCACGCCCGAGATGGCTGAGGCTATCCTGAAGGAGTGCGCCCTCTCTGAGGAGGAGATGGAGGCACTGAAGGAGCGCCTGAAGAAGGATGTGGTCAATGTGAAGCGTCTGTCGAAGATGGGTGAGGAGCCACAGGTCTCCGTGGGTATCGTCAGCGGACAGAAGATTGTGTTCTGCCTGAATGGCGACTATGCCGCAAAGGGTGAGACCATCACGGGGCTCCAGACCGTGGAACTGGCTGAGGGCGGACTGCTCTGGCGTGGCCAGAACTATCGTGAGCTGCGCTTCCAACCTCAGGGCGACGAGGTGTCGTTCACGCTCCATGATGTCACCATCGGTGTAGGGTTCCACTGGGAACGACAGGAGAAACAGACCTTCCGCGGTACGTTGCGCTTGGTGGTCGAGGCTGATAAGGTGCTGGCTATCAACGAACTGCCTGTGGAGCAGTACCTGGAGAGTGTGATTTCCAGTGAGATGAGTGCCACCTCTTCGCCCGAACTGTTGAAGGCGCATGCCGTCATCTCCCGTTCGTGGTTGCTCTATCAGATCAAGAAACGTGCCGAGAGTGGCGAGCGCAAGGATAATAATTTCTTCTCGTTTGTGAAGAAGGAGGACGAGCTGCTTCGCTGGTACGACCGTGAGGACCATACCCTGTTTGATGTCTGTGCCGACGACCACTGTCAGCGCTATCAGGGTATCACCCGTGCCTCGTCGCCTGCTGTGGCCGAGGCTATCAAGGCTACCCGCGGACAGGTGCTGGTCTATGACAACGAACTCTGTGATGCCCGCTTCTCGAAATGCTGCGGTGGTCAGACGGAGGAGTTCCAGTATTGCTGGGAGAATATCAGGAAACCTTACCTGGTGTCGGTGAGCGACCCCTTCTGTCATACCTCCGACAAGCGTATCCTCTCGCAGGTGCTCAACGACTATGACCAGGAGACGCCCGACTTCTATGAGTGGCGTGTGGAATATACGCAGGAGGAACTCACCGAACTGGTGAACCGCAAGACGAAGCTCGACCTGGGTGATATCCTGGACCTGGTGCCGCTGGACCGTGGTGAGAGCGGACGTATCTGGCGCCTGCAGATTGTGGGCAGCAAGCGTTCCTTCATCATCGGTAAGGAACTCGAGATTCGTCGAGCCCTCAGTGAGACACATCTTTACAGCAGTGCCTTCAAGGTGGAGAAGCGCGATGGCCGTTTCATCCTCAAAGGTCGTGGATGGGGACACGGTGTAGGTCTCTGTCAGATTGGTGCCGCCGTGATGGGTGAGAAAGGTTATGATTACGATGATATCCTCTTATATTATTATAGAGGTGCAGAAATAAAGCAGGAATACTAA
- the rlmN gene encoding 23S rRNA (adenine(2503)-C(2))-methyltransferase RlmN, with amino-acid sequence MEKSANDSNTSKKRLLGLTTAELKQVAQQLGMPAFTGGQIAKWLYEKGVMSIDEMTNLSKQNRERLSNEYCVGAMPPIDCQRSVDGTIKYLFPVVTTGNSGDSGISGHSGLFVETVFIPDGDRATLCVSSQVGCKMNCLFCQTGKQGFEGNLSTADILNQIYALPERDLLTNVVFMGQGEPMDNLDNVLKTTEILTAADGYAWSPKRITVSSVGVKNKLKRFLDESQCHVAISMHSPLHEQRLSLMPAEKAMNISEVVELLKQYDFTHQRRCSFEYICFSGLNDTLEHGREIVRLVKGLECRVNLIRFHQIPNVDLPGADLSRMEQLRDYLTANGVFTTIRASRGQDIFAACGLLSTEKKKNQKQ; translated from the coding sequence ATGGAAAAATCGGCCAACGATAGTAATACAAGCAAAAAGAGACTGCTGGGTCTGACGACTGCGGAACTGAAACAGGTGGCGCAGCAGTTGGGCATGCCTGCCTTCACCGGCGGACAGATAGCCAAGTGGCTCTACGAGAAAGGTGTGATGAGCATCGACGAGATGACGAATCTCTCGAAGCAGAACCGCGAACGTCTGAGCAATGAGTATTGCGTAGGCGCCATGCCGCCTATCGACTGCCAGCGCAGCGTGGATGGCACCATCAAATACCTGTTCCCGGTCGTGACGACCGGAAACTCCGGAGATTCCGGAATTTCCGGACATTCCGGCTTATTCGTCGAGACGGTTTTCATTCCCGACGGTGACCGTGCCACGCTCTGCGTGTCCAGTCAGGTGGGCTGTAAGATGAACTGCCTGTTCTGTCAGACTGGTAAACAGGGATTTGAAGGCAACCTCTCTACTGCCGACATCTTGAATCAAATCTACGCCCTACCCGAGCGCGACCTACTGACCAACGTGGTATTCATGGGGCAGGGCGAGCCGATGGACAACTTGGACAACGTGCTAAAGACGACAGAGATACTGACGGCAGCCGACGGCTATGCCTGGAGTCCCAAGCGTATCACGGTGAGCAGCGTGGGCGTGAAGAACAAACTGAAGCGTTTCCTCGACGAGAGCCAGTGTCACGTAGCCATCTCCATGCACTCGCCCCTGCACGAGCAGCGTCTGTCGCTGATGCCAGCAGAGAAAGCCATGAACATCAGTGAGGTGGTGGAACTGCTGAAGCAGTATGACTTCACCCACCAGCGCCGCTGTTCGTTTGAGTATATCTGTTTCAGTGGCCTCAACGACACCCTGGAACATGGTCGCGAGATTGTCCGTCTGGTCAAGGGACTGGAATGCCGTGTCAACCTGATCCGCTTCCACCAGATTCCCAATGTTGACCTGCCGGGTGCCGACCTCAGCAGGATGGAGCAGTTGCGCGACTACCTCACCGCCAACGGTGTATTCACCACCATTCGTGCCAGTCGCGGACAGGACATCTTTGCAGCCTGCGGTCTGCTGAGCACAGAGAAGAAGAAAAATCAAAAACAATAA
- the pdxA gene encoding 4-hydroxythreonine-4-phosphate dehydrogenase PdxA: MEERKIRVAITHGDINGVGYEVILKTFADPTMLELCTPIVYGSPKIAAFHGKTLSIDTPFTVIRNARDAQDGKLNMLAVVDDETKIEMGTSTPESGEAAKVAIDKALEDYKAGLFDVLVTAPVSKNSIKGFNGHTNYIEHALNDGKKGLTILTNDDLRVALVTNNVAIKDIAESITKQKIVEKATIFYQALRRDLRVSSPRIAVLALNPRCGEDGVLGDEEQTVITPAINELAEKGIQVFGPYAADDFFGRSAYYRFDGVLAMYHDQGQTPFKAVAYENGVRFTTGLDLIRTAPAHGVNYAAAGKNITDEQSLRNAIYVAIDVWRNRQNYDKPYENPLPKLYHERRDESEKVRFHKKPEE, from the coding sequence ATGGAAGAGAGAAAAATTCGCGTAGCCATTACGCACGGCGACATCAACGGCGTAGGCTATGAAGTCATATTGAAGACCTTTGCCGACCCCACAATGCTGGAGCTCTGCACGCCCATCGTCTATGGATCGCCCAAGATTGCGGCTTTTCATGGCAAGACACTGAGCATCGACACGCCCTTTACCGTGATCAGGAATGCCAGGGATGCACAGGACGGCAAGCTGAATATGCTCGCTGTTGTTGACGACGAGACGAAGATTGAGATGGGTACTTCTACGCCTGAGTCGGGTGAGGCTGCCAAGGTGGCTATCGACAAGGCATTGGAGGACTACAAGGCCGGCTTGTTTGACGTGCTGGTCACAGCACCTGTCAGCAAGAACAGCATCAAGGGCTTCAATGGTCACACCAACTATATTGAGCATGCCCTCAATGATGGCAAGAAAGGACTCACCATCCTGACCAATGACGACCTGCGCGTGGCGCTGGTAACCAACAACGTGGCTATCAAGGATATCGCGGAGTCTATCACCAAACAGAAGATTGTGGAGAAAGCCACCATCTTCTATCAGGCACTGCGTCGCGACCTGCGTGTCAGCAGTCCCCGTATCGCTGTCCTGGCGCTGAATCCCCGTTGCGGTGAGGATGGCGTGCTGGGCGATGAGGAGCAGACCGTGATCACCCCTGCCATCAACGAACTGGCTGAGAAGGGTATCCAGGTATTCGGTCCCTATGCTGCCGACGATTTCTTTGGCCGTAGCGCCTACTACCGTTTCGACGGTGTGCTGGCCATGTATCACGACCAGGGTCAGACGCCCTTCAAGGCTGTGGCCTACGAGAACGGTGTGCGTTTCACCACTGGTCTGGACCTGATCCGTACGGCTCCTGCCCACGGTGTCAACTATGCCGCAGCAGGCAAGAACATCACCGACGAGCAGTCACTTCGCAACGCCATCTACGTGGCTATCGACGTATGGCGCAACCGTCAGAACTACGACAAGCCCTACGAGAATCCACTGCCCAAGCTCTACCACGAGCGTCGCGACGAGAGCGAGAAGGTACGCTTCCACAAGAAACCCGAGGAATAA
- the lptE gene encoding LptE family protein: protein MSSCYTFNGASIDYNKTKTIQIADFPLRTSYVWGPMASIFNNQLKDQYANHTKLIQVKRNGDLQISGEIVRYEQRNKSVSSEGYSAQTELSMTVNVRFTNNAKHDEDFERQFTATSTYETTQSLNAVQEELVTQMVKEITDQIFNATVANW from the coding sequence ATGTCGTCGTGCTACACCTTCAACGGTGCCAGCATCGACTACAACAAGACGAAGACCATCCAGATTGCCGACTTTCCCCTGCGCACCAGTTATGTGTGGGGACCTATGGCCAGCATCTTCAACAACCAGTTGAAGGATCAGTATGCCAACCACACCAAGCTCATTCAGGTGAAGCGTAATGGCGACCTGCAGATATCGGGCGAGATTGTACGCTACGAACAGCGCAACAAGTCGGTATCTTCTGAAGGCTATTCTGCACAGACGGAACTGTCGATGACTGTCAACGTGCGTTTCACCAACAACGCCAAGCACGACGAGGACTTTGAGCGCCAGTTTACGGCCACCTCTACCTACGAGACCACACAGTCGCTCAATGCCGTGCAGGAAGAGCTGGTCACACAGATGGTCAAGGAAATCACCGACCAGATATTCAATGCCACAGTGGCCAACTGGTGA
- a CDS encoding tetratricopeptide repeat protein gives MDIVELIEHPERMDRDTLYELRSMLALYPYFQTARLLMLQNLYLLHDPSFDQELRRAAIYITDRKVLFQMIEAAHYMVKAVPSSEAQHPASSAQRQTPEERDSRTISLIDDFLDSLPKEEEEETSQKKGKRKPTPADAAVDYVAYLLESESDEDREKAAEVPQLIGHSLIDSFINNDKGKIVLKETPTLKPELDDTTPDTQNGVQQGYFTETFARIYIKQGNYSKALEIIQQLSLDNPKKNVYFADQIRFLQKLIINNNKK, from the coding sequence ATGGATATAGTAGAACTCATAGAACACCCAGAGAGAATGGACCGCGACACGCTTTACGAGTTGCGCTCTATGCTGGCACTATACCCATACTTCCAGACGGCACGCCTGCTCATGCTGCAGAACCTGTACCTGCTCCACGATCCATCGTTCGACCAGGAACTGCGCCGTGCAGCTATCTATATCACCGACCGAAAGGTACTCTTCCAGATGATTGAGGCTGCCCACTATATGGTGAAGGCCGTACCGTCATCTGAAGCCCAGCACCCCGCATCCAGCGCCCAGCGCCAGACACCTGAGGAGCGCGACAGTCGTACTATCTCCCTGATTGACGACTTCCTCGATTCCCTGCCTAAGGAGGAAGAGGAGGAGACCTCCCAGAAGAAAGGTAAGCGCAAGCCTACACCAGCCGATGCCGCAGTCGATTATGTGGCCTATCTCCTTGAGAGTGAAAGCGATGAGGATCGCGAGAAGGCTGCCGAGGTACCCCAACTGATAGGTCACAGCCTCATCGATTCCTTCATAAATAATGACAAGGGAAAGATAGTGCTCAAAGAGACCCCTACCCTCAAGCCAGAACTCGACGATACAACGCCAGATACGCAAAATGGTGTGCAACAGGGGTATTTTACGGAAACTTTTGCCAGAATTTACATCAAACAGGGCAATTATTCCAAAGCTTTAGAAATTATTCAGCAATTAAGTTTGGATAATCCGAAAAAAAATGTTTACTTTGCAGACCAAATACGCTTCTTGCAGAAATTAATAATAAATAATAACAAAAAATAA
- the secG gene encoding preprotein translocase subunit SecG, which produces MYFLLIILIVIAAILMVGIVLIQESKGGGLASNFASYNQIGGVRKTTDFIEKATWTLAGFMVVVSVACAYVAPKAQSTNLIDQVEVNTATSPVNANGLEASPVEEAPAAAPEATEAPAGKEN; this is translated from the coding sequence ATTTATTTTCTTTTAATCATCCTCATCGTGATTGCTGCCATTCTCATGGTAGGCATCGTGTTGATTCAGGAATCTAAGGGTGGTGGTTTGGCTTCAAACTTCGCCTCTTACAACCAGATTGGTGGTGTACGTAAGACCACCGACTTTATTGAGAAAGCTACTTGGACACTCGCAGGCTTCATGGTAGTTGTCAGCGTAGCATGTGCATACGTAGCTCCTAAGGCTCAGAGCACCAACCTGATTGATCAGGTAGAGGTAAACACTGCTACCAGCCCAGTTAATGCTAACGGCTTGGAAGCCAGCCCCGTTGAAGAGGCTCCTGCAGCAGCTCCAGAGGCAACAGAAGCACCTGCCGGTAAAGAAAATTAA